ACGGTTAAAAGCCTCATCAAATGTCATGTTGCGAGCAGGTAAGCGTTCTTCCAGCCAGAACATGCCTCTGTTGTTATAATCAAAGGGCTCTGAGAAACTATTTTCGCTCATCTCAGCTAGTCTATCGAAGGGATCTTCAGTGAAATTAGTAGTGGAATCAACTGCCACACCTAATCTCTCAATGTTTGATCTGAGACTATCCGGTGATCCACCATTATTAACAAAGGCTTTTGCTTTCATCAAAGTAGAATCGTTGCGTGCAGTCAACAGATAATAGAAAGGACGCTCAGGATATTGGTAGTTGCTGATATTGTCGTTATAAATGCTACGCAGGCGCGAAGTATCAACAGTTGCTGCACTCCATACATTGGCTTCATTTATGTTATAAACAACCAGGCCATTGAGATAGCTATCGGATTGCTGCTGAAAATCAGGGTATGTGGATATGGTGAGTTCAACAATCTTAGAATCCACTATTGTACGGGTATAAGTATTGAACCAGTTATCGGAATAAATTTTTGCCATCCTGCTGCCGTAAGTGTCTACCAGATAATTATGAAAGTCCTGAACTGAATAAGACTCTCCATTAAAAGAATAGACATCCATATTCTGCATTGACGATGGGGATGGAATCGCACCTATGGTAGTAGTGTCATTACTTAGAAGCCAGCTTTTATACTGGTTTATGTTTTTCTCGAATGAAGTACCCTCGAATTTCTCTTCAAGAAAATCGACTACAAAATCATTGCTCTCTTCATAATAGGGTGTTTCTTTAAGCTTTTGCATGAGCAATTCATCTCTGACTTCTTCGGAAGGATAACTCTCTACGGAATCAATCTTGAAAATGTGAAACCCATATTGGGATTTGAAGGGTTCCGAATATGTATCTGAAGGATCAACAGAAGCTACAGCTTCTACAATATCTGATGGGAAATTCTGTTGGTAACTAATCCATCCAATGCGGCCATTATTCCTTTTGGATGCGGCATCTTCTGTCATTTGATTTACAACAGCGCCCCAATCCTGTCCGCTTTCAAGCATTTCATACGCCTGATAAATCTTGTCATAGGCTGTAGAATCGCCAGTTCCTCTTACAAAAACATGAGAAGTCAGGCGGGCAGGAGTTCGTTCTCTTCTATCCTGAAGCAAAACTATATGGTAGCCAAACTGCGTTTTGAAGGGGTCCGATAATTCTCCTACTTCAAGCCCGAAAGCTACATCCTCAAACTCTGCAACGGTTCTTCCAGCTGAAATCCATGGAATGTCTCCACCCATGCTGCGGCCGCCTCGGACGGAAGAATACTTTTGGTTCACTTCATCAAGAGCAACTCCACTTTCAATCTCTTTCTTTGCTTCATTCAACTTTTCTATGGCTGCATCGATTTCATCTTGAGAAGCATTCGGGCCTACAGCAATCAAAATATGATAGGTCTTTAACTCTTCATTAGATCTCGCCTTAAATTCATCAAATGCCAAAGGCTTGATTTCTTGCTCAAGCCAAAAAGCGTAAGCTGCTTGTTTTACGTAAGACTGATGCTCAGCTTTTAACGTTGAATCCTGATAGTAACCCTGATCTTTTGCTGCCAGCAATTTTGCTTTATAGTCCAGATAGATAGGGAGGAAGCTTTCAAGATCTTCAAGGGTAGGTGTTGCTGTTGAACCGCTGCTATAGTTTGCTTTTAACTCAGCATAGGTGACTTTCTGATCACCAACTGTACCAACAACGGTCTTATCGTTCTTTGACTGACCCATTAAAAGAGCCGGTATAAATAGAAGTATAAATAAGCTGTAAAAATATCGGTTCGTTATGTTCGCCATTACGAAGTAAGATTAATTTTCTTGATGATTACGGTTAATTAAAAGAGCATTCCGGCAAATGTAGCCGTCATTAAGTTAGCTAAAGTTCCGGCAAAAACAGCCTTAATTCCAAACTTAGCCAAATCTGATTTTCTGCTTGGAGCCAACCCCCCGATACCTCCAATTTGAATGGCGATAGACGAAAAGTTAGCAAAACCACACAACGCAAAAGTTGCCATAGCTATTGTTTTGGGTGAAATTGAAGCTGCACTAACATTCTCAGCAAGCTTCAGATAAGCAACAAACTCATTCAGTACTATTTTAGTACCTAGCAAGGAACCCATGTTCACGGCATCAGCCCAGGGAACTCCAATGAGCCAGGCGATAGGGGCAAAAGCCCATCCCAAAACCATCTCAATAGTCAGGCTTTCTCCAAGTAATGAGGTAATACCTGTAAGATCACTTCCCCAACCTAATATTCCATTAAACATCGCTAGTAATGCAATGAACGCCAATAACATAGCGCCTACATTTAAAGCAAGATGAAGGCCGGTTCCCGCACCAGTAGCAGCTGCATCGATACCATTGGCATCGGTTTTTTCAACGTTCATCGATACATCACCTTTGGTAACCGGTTCGCCATCTTCCGGATAAAGAATTTTAGCAATCACTAAAGCAGCAGGAGCAGCCATTAAACTGGCCCCTAAAAGTCGTTCAGCAAAAAGTTGTTGAGCAACCTGTATTTCCAACCCATTCGCTTCAGCAAATGGAGCGCCAAGCATTGCTACATAAGCAGCCATAACACCACCGGCGATTGTTGCCATACCTCCGGTCATTACAACCATGAGTTCAGATTTAGTCATTTTCTCAATGAATGGCTTAATAACCAGGGGAGCTTCTGTTTGCCCTACAAAAATGTTCGAGACAACCGAGAGGGTTTCTGCTCCTGAGGTTCCCAATAGTTTCTGCATTCCTTTAGAAACCATCTTTACAATAAATTGCAAAACGCCATAGTGATACAATATGGCCGTCAGCGAAGCAAAGAAGACAATAGTAGGGAGCACCTGAAAGGCAAAAAAGACGCCAAGACTATCCTCATATTGAGGGCCATGTCCCAATCGCCCAAAAATAAAAGAAGCTCCTTCAGTGGTATAGTTCAAAACGACCACAAAGAAACTGGCAATCTTCTGGAACAAAATCATAGGCCATCCGAGCGGACCCCAAAAGCCTGCAAGAACATCAGCCTTGAGTATAAAAATAGCCAGGATAAACTGAATCCCTATTCCAATACCGACTAATCTCCAGTTTACATTTTTCTTGTTGTTACTGAAAATAAAAGCAAGCCCAATTAAGCCTACAATTCCGATAAGACCTCTTATAATATCCATTAGCTGTTTTCTGAGTTGATTTCTTCTGTTTTTTCTTCCTTTTGCTTTCCAGATTCAGGAGCAGCAGGTATAATAAATGGCTTAATAGGCCGACCACGACGCCGATCGACGGGAGGGCGGAAGCAATGACGTGCCCGGGGTTCATATGCATCGTACTCCCCAACTAAAACCTGAGCTTCCTTCTCTACGATACGTTGTGAATAATGCGCCATAGTACCACTTTCAGCACATACGGCGTGAAGTTTGGTTACATACTCGGCAATTGCCAGCAAGTAGGGCATAGGACCAAAAGGTTTGCCTTCAAAATCCATGTCAAGCCCTGCAACTATGACTCGCTTTCCATCATTTGCCAGAGAGTTAGCCACATCCACTACACGGTCGTCAAAAAACTGGGCTTCATCAATACAAACCACCTTGGCATCACCGGTTAGTAATACAATCTGGTCGGCAGTATCAACTAAAATACTGGGAAGGGCTGTCTCGTTGTGAGATACGACTTCGTTGTCACTATACCTTTTGTCGAGAGCGGGTTTAACAACCACAACTTTTTGTCCTGCAATGTGAGCGCGCTTAGCACGGCGAATCAGTTCTTCGGTTTTCCCGCTAAACATACCGCCACAAACGACTTCTATCCATCCAAATTCCCTTGGCGCTAACGAAGGTTCGTTAATCATTTACTGTTTACTTAATATTTGAACCTTTTGATTTTGAGGACGGAATATATTTGGGTATTCGGACAATTGGAAAAACTAATTCTTAAGATTTATATCTCCGATGTGTTCAAATTTACCCAGGTTTTTATCTCGTTTGAGAATGACCAGCTTCTCAACACTAAACTCGTGATTAAAATGAATAGGGCTAAACCTTTTTTTAAGCTCCTTAAAGGAAGAATTTGCTAACTGATTAGCTATTGTGATATGTGGAGTTCTGCTGTTGTAGA
The window above is part of the Balneola sp. genome. Proteins encoded here:
- a CDS encoding thymidine kinase; amino-acid sequence: MINEPSLAPREFGWIEVVCGGMFSGKTEELIRRAKRAHIAGQKVVVVKPALDKRYSDNEVVSHNETALPSILVDTADQIVLLTGDAKVVCIDEAQFFDDRVVDVANSLANDGKRVIVAGLDMDFEGKPFGPMPYLLAIAEYVTKLHAVCAESGTMAHYSQRIVEKEAQVLVGEYDAYEPRARHCFRPPVDRRRGRPIKPFIIPAAPESGKQKEEKTEEINSENS
- a CDS encoding NupC/NupG family nucleoside CNT transporter; amino-acid sequence: MDIIRGLIGIVGLIGLAFIFSNNKKNVNWRLVGIGIGIQFILAIFILKADVLAGFWGPLGWPMILFQKIASFFVVVLNYTTEGASFIFGRLGHGPQYEDSLGVFFAFQVLPTIVFFASLTAILYHYGVLQFIVKMVSKGMQKLLGTSGAETLSVVSNIFVGQTEAPLVIKPFIEKMTKSELMVVMTGGMATIAGGVMAAYVAMLGAPFAEANGLEIQVAQQLFAERLLGASLMAAPAALVIAKILYPEDGEPVTKGDVSMNVEKTDANGIDAAATGAGTGLHLALNVGAMLLAFIALLAMFNGILGWGSDLTGITSLLGESLTIEMVLGWAFAPIAWLIGVPWADAVNMGSLLGTKIVLNEFVAYLKLAENVSAASISPKTIAMATFALCGFANFSSIAIQIGGIGGLAPSRKSDLAKFGIKAVFAGTLANLMTATFAGMLF